From one Lolium rigidum isolate FL_2022 chromosome 4, APGP_CSIRO_Lrig_0.1, whole genome shotgun sequence genomic stretch:
- the LOC124647009 gene encoding beta-galactosidase 1-like, with protein MEEAVDTAILYRLDQLLPFLSTSITMQRLCLWLLLAAVAAVGVSGTKVAYNDRALVIDGERRIIISGSIHYPRSTPEMWPDLIRKAKEGGLDAIETYVFWNGHEPRRRQYNFEGNYDIVRFFKEVQDAGMYAILRIGPYICGEWNYGGLPAWLRDISGMQFRMHNHPFEREMETFTTLIVDKLKAANMFAGQGGPIILSQIENEYGNIMGKLNNNESASEYIHWCAAMANKQNVGVPWIMCQQDDDVPPGVLNTCNGFYCHDWFPKRTDIPKMWTENWTGWFKAWDKPDFHRSAEDVAFSVAMFFQKRGSLQNYYMYHGGTNFGRTSGGPYITTSYDYDAPLDEYGNIRQPKYGHLKDLHNILKSMEKILLHGDYKDTTMGNNNVTMTKYTLDNTTSACFISNKHDDKDVNVTLEDGVTHVVPAWSVSILPDCKTVAYNSAKIKTQTSVMVKRPEDGSTQSLTWSWMPENLQPFMTDEKGNFRKNELLEQITTSGDQSDYLWYRTSFEHKGEGSYKLHVNTTGHELYAFVNGKLVGRHHSPNGGFVFQMETPVQVHDGKNYISLLSATIGLKNYGALFEMMPAGIVGGPVKLVDPATNTTTYDLSNSSWAYKSGLVGEHREAHLDKAGQQWRSLNGTIPVNRPFTWYKASFEAPAGSEPVVADLLGLGKGVAWINGNNLGRYWPSYTAADMGGCRQCDYRGTFKAEGDGLKCLTGCNEPSQRFYHVPRSFLKAGVENTVVLFEEAGGDPTRVDFHTVAVGAACADAAEVGDQVALACSHGRTISSVDVASLGVARGKCGAYEGGCESKAALAAFQAACVGKESCTVRHADDFRAAAGCDSRVLTVQATC; from the exons ATGGAAGAAGCTGTTGACACGGCCA TACTCTATCGTCTCGACCAGCTGCTTCCTTTCCTCTCTACATCGATCACCATGCAGCGTCTCTGCCTATGGCTGCTCCTGGCGGCCGTCGCTGCCGTCGGCGTCAGCGGCACCAAGGTGGCGTACAACGACCGGGCTCTGGTGATCGACGGCGAGCGCCGCATCATCATCTCCGGCTCCATCCACTACCCTAGGAGCACTCCTGAG ATGTGGCCGGACCTGATCAGGAAGGCCAAGGAGGGCGGGCTGGACGCGATCGAGACGTACGTGTTCTGGAACGGCCAcgagccgcgccgccggcagtacAACTTCGAGGGCAACTACGACATCGTGCGTTTCTTCAAGGAGGTCCAGGACGCCGGCATGTACGCCATCCTCCGCATCGGCCCCTACATCTGCGGCGAGTGGAACTACGG AGGTCTGCCGGCTTGGCTGCGCGACATCTCCGGCATGCAGTTCAGGATGCACAACCATCCTTTCGAG CGCGAAATGGAAACCTTCACGACGCTCATCGTGGACAAGCTCAAGGCGGCCAACATGTTCGCCGGCCAGGGCGGCCCCATCATCCTCTCCCAGATCGAGAACGAGTACGGCAACATCATGGGAAAGCTCAACAACAACGAGTCCGCCTCCGAGTACATCCACTGGTGCGCCGCCATGGCCAACAAGCAGAACGTCGGCGTGCCCTGGATCATGTGCCAGCAGGACGACGACGTCCCGCCCGGCGTCCTCAACACCTGCAACGGGTTCTACTGCCACGACTGGTTCCCCAAGAGGACCGACATCCCCAAGATGTGGACAGAGAACTGGACTGGATG GTTCAAAGCCTGGGACAAGCCCGATTTCCACCGGTCCGCCGAGGACGTCGCCTTCTCCGTTGCCATGTTCTTCCAGAAGCGCGGATCGCTGCAGAACTACTACATG TACCACGGTGGCACCAATTTTGGCCGCACCTCAGGTGGCCCATACATCACCACCAGCTATGACTATGATGCCCCGCTTGATGAATATG GTAACATTCGGCAGCCCAAGTACGGGCACTTGAAGGATCTGCACAACATTCTCAAGTCCATGGAGAAGATCCTACTCCATGGCGACTACAAGGACACCACCATGGGCAACAACAATGTCACg ATGACCAAGTACACCCTAGACAACACCACCTCAGCTTGCTTCATCAGCAACAAGCACGACGACAAGGATGTCAACGTGACCCTCGAGGACGGAGTAACCCATGTCGTGCCGGCGTGGTCGGTGAGCATCCTCCCCGACTGCAAGACCGTCGCATACAACAGCGCCAAGATCAAGACACAAACGTCGGTGATGGTGAAGAGGCCGGAGGATGGGTCGACCCAGAGCCTGACGTGGTCGTGGATGCCGGAGAACCTCCAGCCTTTCATGACCGACGAGAAGGGCAACTTCAGAAAGAACGAGCTGCTCGAGCAGATCACCACGTCGGGCGATCAGAGCGACTACCTCTGGTACAGAACAAG CTTTGAGCACAAGGGCGAAGGGAGCTACAAGTTGCACGTGAACACGACGGGTCATGAGCTCTACGCTTTCGTCAATGGCAAGCTCGTCGGGAGGCACCACTCTCCCAACGGCGGCTTCGTCTTCCAGATGGAGACACCAGTTCAGGTCCACGACGGCAAGAACTACATCTCCCTCCTCAGCGCCACCATCGGGCTCAAGAACTACGGCGCCCTGTTCGAGATGATGCCCGCCGGCATCGTGGGCGGCCCGGTAAAGCTCGTCGACCCAGCCACCAACACCACAACGTACGACCTCTCCAACAGCTCCTGGGCATACAAATCGGGGCTCGTCGGCGAGCACCGGGAGGCGCACCTCGACAAGGCCGGCCAGCAGTGGCGCAGCCTCAACGGCACCATCCCGGTGAACCGCCCCTTCACCTGGTACAAGGCGAGCTTCGAGGCCCCCGCAGGGTCGGAGCCCGTGGTGGCGGACCTGCTCGGGCTGGGCAAGGGCGTGGCGTGGATCAACGGCAACAACCTTGGGCGGTACTGGCCGTCGTACACGGCGGCCGACATGGGCGGCTGCCGGCAGTGCGACTACCGCGGCACGTTCAAGGCGGAGGGCGACGGGCTCAAGTGCCTGACGGGGTGCAACGAGCCGTCCCAGCGGTTCTACCACGTCCCCAGGTCGTTCCTCAAGGCCGGGGTGGAGAACACGGTGGTGCTCttcgaggaggccggcggcgaccCCACGAGGGTGGACTTCCACACCGTCGCCGTCGGCGCCGCGTGCGCGGACGCCGCCGAGGTCGGCGACCAGGTGGCGCTGGCGTGCAGCCACGGCAGGACCATCTCGAGCGTCGACGTGGCCAGCCTCGGCGTGGCAAGGGGCAAGTGCGGCGCCTACGAGGGCGGCTGCGAGTccaaggcggcgctggcggcgttcCAGGCCGCCTGCGTCGGCAAGGAGTCGTGCACGGTGCGGCACGCCGACGacttccgcgccgccgccgggtgcGACTCCCGCGTGCTCACCGTGCAGGCCACCTGCTGA